The Aedes albopictus strain Foshan chromosome 2, AalbF5, whole genome shotgun sequence region gattctccatagctctgcgcggtcgatactgtcgtatgccgctttgaagtcgatgaactggtgatgcgttgggacctggcattcacggcatttctggaggatttgccgtacggcgaagatctggtccgttgtcgaccggccgtcgatgaagccagcttgataactttccacgaactcatttgttttaggtgacagacgacggaagatgatctgggatagcactttgtaggcagcattcaaaatagtgatcgccctgacgttctcacattccaaatgttcgcctttcttgtgattggagcagattatcccttccttccactcctccggtagctgttcggtttcccagattctgactatcagccgatgtagACTTGTGGCCAacatttctgggcccatcttgacgaGTTCAGCTGCGCTACCATCCCTAcctgctgctttgttggttttgagctggtgaatggcatccttaacttccctcagcgtaggagtAGGTTCATTTCCAtcgtccgctgcactggcgtcgtcgtttcctccgttgccgtggtctcccgtgcctacgttctccacgccatttcacctttcgatcaccgcacgtccgtccgtcaagaggcctccatctctatccctgcatatttcagcgcgcggcacgaagccgttgcagcatgcgttgagcttctgatagatcttccgtgtttcttgggaacgacacagccagcagttccatttcttcgcactccgcttcttccaggcggcgcttttctcccgaaagaggcgggtctgctttttccgcttctgtttgtatcgttccacgttctatcgagtcccttgctgcagcatcaccgccctcgctgcgttcttctcctccaaaaccgttctgtacttttcgtcgaaccattcgtttcgtcgattccgttccacgtacgatggtgctctcggctgcgtcgttgatgggtgcttttactgtactccagcagtcctgtaGAGCTACATCAAGCTCGCCCTTGTCTGGTAACGCGGcctcgaaattctgcgcgtatgctgaggtgatatccggttgtttcagtcgctctaggttgtaccgtggtggtcgccggtaccgtacattgttgatgacggagagttttgagcgcagtttgaccatcaccacatagtggtcggagtcgatgttggcgccacgacaggtcctgacgtcgataatgttggagaagtgccgtccatcaatcagaacgtggtcgatttgcgattccgtttgttgtggtgatctccaggtgtaacgatacgggatgctgtgctggaagaaggtgctacgaatggccatgttcttggaggcggcgaaatcgatgaggcgtaggccattttcgttcgtcagctggtgggcgctgaactttccaatcgtcggtctgaattcctcctcctggcctacctgagcgtttagatcccctatgatgatcttgacgtcgtggtttgggcagcggtcgtactcgcgttcgagctgcgcgtaaaatgcgtctttgtcatcatcagtgcttccggagtgagggctgtgcacgtttattatgctaatgttgaagaatcggcccttgatcctcaacctgcacattctttcgtcgatcggccaccaaccgatcacgcgcctctgcatgtcgcccatcactataaaagctgttcccagctcacgtgtgttgccgcaactctggtagatggtatgattacctctaaacgttcgcaccatacatcctgtccaacacacctcctgcagcgctaagatgccgaacccgcggtccttcagtagatcggcgagtatgcgggtgctcccaatgaagtttagAGATCGGCACTTCcacgtaccaagtttccaatcgcaagtcctttttgttcactggggtcgttgccgttgatctcggttcgtattattctgttgctgattttccgttacaatagtTTTTTACGACTGGCTTGTAGGGCctcacaccaaccccctactttccgggagaccatagtgcacagttgagcttagagtccttctttggcactcggacgtagatcagccgtccctaacatggggatcagacgctgttgtgagccgctcctcctggagaacagacgctcaggtttgccgaagcatacCCCCActccccttccctgtcagtcTACGACCAAAGCTCCCACCGGGGATGGTTATTCGATTTTCCCTAAGGTtttagtttccggccggtaccacgatgaggtagggataggagttgctgggcagaggctagtggatcacaatgggatctgaaataTGCAGCATACCTTTCCCGTACCAATATtgaagatggcagctccaaaatCAAtagggcggctgtttaatagagttttaggctctaaaaccacgtAATAtggtgtatatttggtatggaaaagatgtctggactccaaagatggcggctccaaattcaagatggcggctgtttaatggagtgttaggctctaaaaccaggcAATATGGGAATATTTTGTATaagaaagatgtccggagtccaaaaacggcgaccataatatccaaaatggcggcgtaAAATCCAAGCTGGCTGCTccaaattgaagatggcggctttcatggagtttcaggctcttaaaccattcaatatgagtatatttggcatGAGTATATTAGGCATGGGGCatatatccggagtccaaaaataaagaccagaatatAAAGAATGGCGGTCTAAACTCCAAGATGGTGGTTCCATCTTCAAGGTGGTGATTGTTTACTGGAGTTTTAGGCtttaaaccatgaaatatgggtgtaACCGCGGCGGAGTTTGGGAGACCGACGGAGTGTTTGGGATCGTTCTTTCACTGCGCTCAAACCGACACGACACGTTTTACTTGGGACGGACTACTGCGGAACGAAGTTTATTGCGGGCGAACGAAATACGTTACAGAGATGTGTTCTGTTCTGCGGTTTATTTCAACTGATTCGATTCTGGTTTGCATATAGCATTATATGGAAATTCAGTAGAAAGAGAATCTAAAAGGCCTATCCGAACGTAGATCAAAATCGGATTTCTCTTACTAGCCGAAGGCTAGTGATAAGGAAGACTGATATCTGGCTATTATGACCTTGACATTGGAATAACAGTGATCGATAGTGCTATCACTTAAATTTAGTACAGAGAGTATCAGAGAAATATTGAAATTGGGAGATAAATTTCTACTTAGCTCTAGGGTGGCTCCAACATATGCCGGCCCCTGTTGAAAGGTCGGACCTTTCAACCGACTTTCCTGATGCGGATGCTGAGAGAGGGCTGCTCGTTGACCTCAATCGTCTTCGAGGTTTCTCGTCGCAACTCGGGAGACTCGCCGGTCTGTTTTGGTTCCGCTGCTTCTACACACCGCAGGTCAGCGACCTCGATGTTGGTAAACACCTCGAACGTCGTCTGGGTCAACGACCATCGGTGGTGGTGGTATTGTTCGCTTCGGACGATATCTTGTTGGTTGGTGTGACGTCATCGGGAGTTATTTCGTTGCGGCGCACTCGAGGGTAGATTGGGTTGTTTCGTGGTTCATCTCGCAGTCATCGGGTTGGGCGTACTCAATGGTTACCCATCGGAGCAGTCATCGAAGCCGCAGCACATGCCGGAGTACAAACATTCcattaattttttgaaaattcgttatACAGGGTACGGAGGCCCTAAGGCCTCCGATCGTTGCGCAGCACTAGTGTACTGCGATCGGTGATTCGTCAGGGTAGGTCCCAGCTGTGCCAGCTGGTTCGGTTGTGGGTTGACGAATGGGAAGCACGCAGATCTTGGCGATTCCACGTCGATATTCTCCATCGGCTGTCCGGACGTCTACGACCCGGATGTTGCCATTGTCCCCACGAAAAATGTTGGAGATCCTTCCGTACTTCCACTTCAGGGGCGGAAGGTCGTCTTCTTTCAGGAGAACCATCGTTCCTTCAGCGACGTTGTCCCGCACGCGAGTCCACCTAGTGCGCGGGTGGAGGCCAGAGAGGTAGTCGGTTGACCACCGCTTCCAGATTCGCCGGAGGAGCTCTTGGTTTTCTTGGTAGCGATCTAGTCTGGTTCGGGGTACCTCGGAGAGGTCGGGTTCGGGAAAGCAGGTAAGCGGACGGTGCACGAGGAAGTGGCCTGGTGTTGACACCTCCAAGTCGTTCGGATCGGTCGAGAGTGGGGTCAAAGGCCGCGAATTTAGACACGCTTCGATGCGGGTCAACAGAGTGACGAATTCGTCCTGAGAGAGAACGGAGTTCCCGACGGTCTGACGAAAGTGCTGTTTGAAGGACTTCACAGCCGCTTCCCACAACCCGCCAAAGTTTGGGCTGCGTGGCGGAATGAACTTGAAGATGATGCCTTCATCTGCGCAGCGGTCGACTACTTCACCTTGGTGTTGCTGAGAGCGAAACTGCTTGGCCAGTTCCTTCAACTCCCGCGCTGCTCCTCTGAAGTTTGTGGCATTGTCGCACTCTATGAGGCTCGGCTTTTCTCTTCGAGCAATAAACCGATGCAACGCTGCTATGAACGCCGCAGTGAAGAGGTCGTAGACTAGCTCTACATGAACTGCCTTGGTTACAAGGCACACGAAGATGGCAACGAAACACTTTATGGGAGGTGCCTTCCTGGTTTTACGGTACTGGAACGGTCCACAGAGGTCTACCCCGGTATTGATGAAGGGCAACGTCGGAGTAACTCTCTCTGGCGGCAAATCTCCCATGAGCTGCTCGAGATTGCGAGGGCGGCGGCGAAAGCAACTTACGCAGGAGTGGACTACACTTCTGGCTAGATCTCGCAGGCGAAGTGGCCAAAACTTCTCCCGGACGCATGACGCAAATAGCTGAGGTCCGGCGTGTAGATTCTTGAGGTGGTAGTACGATACGATAGACGTTGTTAGAGGATGTCGTGCGGGAAGGATAATGGGATGCTTTCGGCATTCGGAGATGGCCGCATTCCTGAGCCGGCCACGAAGTCGGAGGATGCCGTCGACGAGAATTGGGGCGAGAGTACGTAGATCAGAGTTTGAATCAACCTGACCGTGTTTTGCTACAGCTGCGAGGTCCTTGGCAAAGGTTTCGTGTTGCGCTAGTCGAACTAGGTTGTCGGTGGCTTCCGCGAGCTCCGACGTCTGGAGGAACCCGGTCCGCCGGTTAGAGCGATTGCAAGGCTTGCTGTTATGGTAGAAGCGACGAAGAAGAGCAACGATACGAACGACCGCTGGAAATGACGATCGGATGGAGAAGATTTCGTTTGGAGGGTGCACCTGCACCGGAAGCGATACTGCtctttcttctaggagttcaggCGGTATGTCGACGGAGGGTTGCGGAGTTAAGGGCGGCCAGAACCTTGACAGTTGGCTTAACCATGGCGGGCCATTCCACCACGATGCGGTTTCTTGCAGCTGTGCAGGATACATGCCGCGGGAAATTATATCCGCAGGATTTTCGATGCCAGGAACATGCGCCCAAATGCCGCTGGTGGTGAGATGCTGCACTTCAGACACTCGATTCGCAATGAAAGTTTTCCACCGCGAAGGTGTCGAACGCAACCAGTGCAAGGTGATCATCGAGTCTGTCCAAAAGATCGATTTGGCATTCAGCGCTGTACTGCTTTGGACCTTGTGATAGAGGTGACTTAGCAGAAGTGCCGACGAGAGTTCCAACCTAGGCAAACAGATGCGCTTCTGCTTCTTCGAGTCGCCGAGGGGTGCCACCTTGGATTTGGCGGCTAGCAGGTGAACGGCGATCGATCCGTCAGTCGAAACGGTTCTCAAATAGAGGCAGGCTCCGTATGCCTTCTCAGAGGCGTCGCAGAACCCATGCACTTCAATTGATACGAGTACCGAGGCAGGCGCCGCCCATCTTGGAATGTTGATTGTAGCTAATCCGTCTAGACTGTTACGAAACTCCAACCAATGCTGTTGCTCGGATTCGCCTAACGGGTCGTCCCAGTTCTTGGAGGAGCGCCAGAGTGTTTGAACGAAGAGTTTGGCGAGCACTACGACCGGCCCGATCAATCCAAGAGGGTCGTAGAGTCGCGCCGTGTCCGATAGAACGATTCGTCGAGATATTGGTCCATCCTGAGACCACGTGGGAACGGAATAAAGGAATTCGTCATCCGTTGGCTGCCATTGCAACCCTAGCGTCTTGATCGAAGCAGAAGGAGATTCCAGCGAAAGTGTGGTTCGTTCATCGCGAAGTTCTGACGGTATTTTTGAGAGAATCGCTGGCGAATTCGACGTCCATTTCCGCAAGCTCATACCGGCAGAATTCAGCAACTGCAGAAGCTGCTGACAGGTTTCTTCACCTTCGTCCTCGTCGTCAACACCGGTCAGCATGTCGTCCATGTAGAAATCCTTGGCTAGGATCAACGAAGCgagaggaaattcttcggaaccATCCTTGGACAACTGCTGAAGGCACTTCGTTGCCAAATAGGGGGCGGATGCGGTGCCATACGTCACTGTTGTGAGTTCAAAGGTGCGAAGAGGTTGCGAGGGAGAATCACGCCACAGGATTCGCTGCAAAGGGTAGTCCGTAGGGTTTATACGGATTTGGCGGAACATTTTTTCGATGTCCGCAATAATGACAAATCGGTGCATCCGAAAGCGCAAAATGATTGCCAGCAGGTCGTCTTGGATGACTGGGCCAACCATCAGCGCTTGGTTCAAGGAGATTCCGCTATCTGTGGGGCAGGAAGCATCGAATACTACCCGCAATTTCGTGGTGGTACTGTCAGCCTTTTCAACGCCGTGGTGCGGTAGATAGTACGACGTACAGTTCGCCAAAGCTGCATCGTCGCACACTTCCCGCATGTGGTTTAGCTGGTGGTATTCATCGATGAAGGCTGAGTACGAGGTCATCAACTTGGGATTGGCTAGCAGCCAACGTTCGAGAGCGAGGAATCTTCGAGCAGCAATCTCTTTCGAGTTTCCTAATTGGTTGAGAACCAGTGGgcgcttgggaagggtgactacAAAGCGACCCGATTGGTCGCGAAAGACAGTGGCGGAGAAGTGCTCTTCACACTTGGATTCCTCCACCGAATGAGTGCTGTTGGTCCAGCAGGATTCGATTTCCGAGAAACGAGAAAGCTGTTCGTCGAGAGAATCTACACTGGTGACATGAGCGAGCTTTGGAGTACCTTCGGATGCTTGATTGGAACCGACCTTCCCGGATGCTACCCAGCCAAGGACGGTGTTCTGCAGGATCGGCCTTTCAGGTCCCAGTTTGATGAAACCTTCAAGCAGCAGGTCGTAGTACATCTCCATTCCTATCAGGAGATCGATGGGTCCGGGTTCATGGAACTGAGGGTCAGCTAAGGTGAGATTCGAGGGGATGTTCCATGGCGAAGTGTCGACGCATCTGACCGGCAGCTCTCTGGTAATCTTCTTCAGGACGTGACACCGAGCATCAGCGAGGAAATCCGAGCAGCGAGATCCCATTCGAACGAGAACAGCGTGGTATGAAACGACGATAGAATTACCCACACCTCCGATTTCTTGGCGATCGGAGTGGCGAGGTAACTGGAGTTTCTGGACGAGATTTTCAGTAACCAGGCTGAGTTGAGAAGCGGAGTCTAAGAGCGCTCGGGCCCAATGATGGTGTCCGTGATTGTCGAAGATCTTGATGACAGCAGTCTGCAGCAACACAGTGGCAGGAACAGTACGGGAACTTCCGACGAGAGTG contains the following coding sequences:
- the LOC134286058 gene encoding uncharacterized protein LOC134286058 is translated as MSPSLRTLSHQERFYLDTMANLKHFVDNFTAERDRGQLEGWKQRAEALYSDFQGNRLKIELYGDESDRLETDEEGMRVTEEANRVIRQGFENDFVRVHSFLTRELRKFTAGTQAIPMKRECYESLMHLVDDFERNLCMIDKMGIPTKGWSVLLAHMVCSRLDPSTFKQWEAHHRSTEVPKYEDLIQFLRTHLTVLQSLPPSKSRSFKPAKPESFRSHESKINTVHTVTTVSSSAGACPFCSKPSHSPFKCEVFQKLSVAQRFEQVKKKNLCINCFSSSHLLRNCSSSACRVCSQKHHTMLHQQSQDRSSTPTKPPTSAVSSQSSSSPSGSQPCPSNQPSHSRTPLSAEAQSPSANASTLVSTTLVGSSRTVPATVLLQTAVIKIFDNHGHHHWARALLDSASQLSLVTENLVQKLQLPRHSDRQEIGGVGNSIVVSYHAVLVRMGSRCSDFLADARCHVLKKITRELPVRCVDTSPWNIPSNLTLADPQFHEPGPIDLLIGMEMYYDLLLEGFIKLGPERPILQNTVLGWVASGKVGSNQASEGTPKLAHVTSVDSLDEQLSRFSEIESCWTNSTHSVEESKCEEHFSATVFRDQSGRFVVTLPKRPLVLNQLGNSKEIAARRFLALERWLLANPKLMTSYSAFIDEYHQLNHMREVCDDAALANCTSYYLPHHGVEKADSTTTKLRVVFDASCPTDSGISLNQALMVGPVIQDDLLAIILRFRMHRFVIIADIEKMFRQIRINPTDYPLQRILWRDSPSQPLRTFELTTVTYGTASAPYLATKCLQQLSKDGSEEFPLASLILAKDFYMDDMLTGVDDEDEGEETCQQLLQLLNSAGMSLRKWTSNSPAILSKIPSELRDERTTLSLESPSASIKTLGLQWQPTDDEFLYSVPTWSQDGPISRRIVLSDTARLYDPLGLIGPVVVLAKLFVQTLWRSSKNWDDPLGESEQQHWLEFRNSLDGLATINIPRWAAPASVLVSIEVHGFCDASEKAYGACLYLRTVSTDGSIAVHLLAAKSKVAPLGDSKKQKRICLPRLELSSALLLSHLYHKVQSSTALNAKSIFWTDSMITLHWLRSTPSRWKTFIANRVSEVQHLTTSGIWAHVPGIENPADIISRGMYPAQLQETASWWNGPPWLSQLSRFWPPLTPQPSVDIPPELLEERAVSLPVQVHPPNEIFSIRSSFPAVVRIVALLRRFYHNSKPCNRSNRRTGFLQTSELAEATDNLVRLAQHETFAKDLAAVAKHGQVDSNSDLRTLAPILVDGILRLRGRLRNAAISECRKHPIILPARHPLTTSIVSYYHLKNLHAGPQLFASCVREKFWPLRLRDLARSVVHSCVSCFRRRPRNLEQLMGDLPPERVTPTLPFINTGVDLCGPFQYRKTRKAPPIKCFVAIFVCLVTKAVHVELVYDLFTAAFIAALHRFIARREKPSLIECDNATNFRGAARELKELAKQFRSQQHQGEVVDRCADEGIIFKFIPPRSPNFGGLWEAAVKSFKQHFRQTVGNSVLSQDEFVTLLTRIEACLNSRPLTPLSTDPNDLEVSTPGHFLVHRPLTCFPEPDLSEVPRTRLDRYQENQELLRRIWKRWSTDYLSGLHPRTRWTRVRDNVAEGTMVLLKEDDLPPLKWKYGRISNIFRGDNGNIRVVDVRTADGEYRRGIAKICVLPIRQPTTEPAGTAGTYPDESPIAVH